The Carbonactinospora thermoautotrophica genome window below encodes:
- a CDS encoding transposase family protein encodes MVTYPATLAVSRQTVLFVSGLLRAERRRRGTRRGSRALTCFRQAVLVLRWFADATRVDALARDHKISIATAYRYLHEGIDVLADAAPDLHQVLTRSRTEGISHLILDGTLVETDRVAACTEAGHDEWYSGKHARHGGNIQLVCAPDGFPLWTSQVSPGRTHDLAAARELALPALYASRLPTLADKGYIGAGIGVHTPIRNPPGTQVLSVDNRARNRIINALRAVAERGIALLKTRWKALQHVTLDPWRIGAIVRAALVLTQFEHGRRY; translated from the coding sequence GTGGTCACCTATCCTGCCACGCTCGCCGTGTCACGCCAGACGGTGCTGTTCGTCTCGGGCCTGCTGCGCGCGGAACGGCGACGCCGGGGCACCCGGCGGGGCTCCCGCGCGTTGACCTGCTTCCGCCAGGCCGTGCTGGTGCTGCGCTGGTTCGCCGACGCCACCCGGGTCGACGCACTCGCCCGCGACCACAAGATCTCCATCGCCACGGCCTACCGGTATCTCCACGAGGGCATCGACGTGCTCGCCGACGCCGCTCCCGACCTGCACCAGGTCCTGACCCGCTCCCGAACCGAGGGGATCTCCCATCTGATCCTGGACGGCACGCTGGTCGAAACCGATCGGGTGGCGGCGTGTACCGAGGCCGGTCACGACGAGTGGTATTCGGGCAAACACGCACGTCACGGCGGCAACATTCAGCTTGTGTGTGCACCGGACGGGTTCCCGCTGTGGACATCGCAGGTGAGTCCCGGGCGTACCCATGACCTGGCCGCGGCCCGCGAACTGGCACTGCCGGCTCTGTACGCCTCACGCCTGCCCACGCTGGCCGACAAGGGCTACATCGGCGCCGGGATCGGCGTGCACACCCCGATCCGTAACCCGCCCGGCACCCAGGTGCTGTCGGTCGACAACCGCGCCCGCAACAGGATCATCAACGCGCTGCGCGCCGTGGCCGAACGCGGCATCGCACTGCTCAAAACCCGCTGGAAGGCCCTCCAACACGTCACCCTCGACCCCTGGCGCATCGGTGCCATCGTCCGCGCCGCACTCGTCCTCACCCAGTTCGAACACGGACGACGCTACTGA
- the ltrA gene encoding group II intron reverse transcriptase/maturase translates to MFIPKPGSSEQRPLSIPSVRDRIVQAAVKIVLEPIFEADMMGCSFGFRPRRSAHDALQVLIGESWQGRRWVVETDIANCFEAIPRSGLMQAIEERVCDQAVLALLLLALLRSMLRAGVMEAGSLRRNVAGAPQGGVISPLLCNVYLHRLDRAWETREHGVLVRYAGDALVMCDTREQAEAALARLSALLAELGLEPKAAKTRIVHLAEGDEGCDFLGFHHRLVRGRTPKSAHLAFLARWPSRKATQRARDRIREITGRTWLWVPVEDIVKELNLFLRGWAGYFRYGNSARVLGQIRNYALMRLALMLSKRGNRRRAWGWGIRQVLLSPDHLGLISLDGTVIPPRPFRDWRGRTERRR, encoded by the coding sequence GTGTTCATCCCCAAGCCGGGTTCCAGCGAGCAGAGGCCGTTATCGATTCCTTCGGTCCGTGACCGGATCGTGCAGGCGGCGGTGAAGATCGTGCTCGAGCCGATCTTCGAGGCCGACATGATGGGCTGCTCCTTCGGGTTTCGGCCCAGGCGGTCCGCGCACGATGCCCTGCAGGTGCTCATCGGTGAGTCCTGGCAGGGGCGCCGCTGGGTGGTGGAGACCGATATCGCCAACTGCTTTGAGGCGATTCCCCGCTCCGGGTTGATGCAGGCGATCGAGGAACGCGTCTGTGACCAGGCTGTCCTTGCCCTGCTGCTCCTTGCCCTGCTGCGCAGCATGCTGCGTGCCGGGGTGATGGAGGCCGGGTCGCTGCGGCGCAATGTGGCCGGTGCGCCGCAAGGTGGGGTGATCTCGCCCCTGCTCTGCAACGTCTACCTGCACCGGCTGGACCGGGCCTGGGAGACTCGCGAGCACGGCGTGCTGGTCCGTTACGCCGGCGACGCGCTGGTGATGTGCGATACCCGGGAGCAGGCCGAAGCCGCGCTGGCGCGGCTGAGTGCTCTGCTGGCCGAACTCGGGCTGGAGCCCAAAGCGGCCAAGACCCGCATTGTGCACCTGGCCGAAGGTGACGAGGGATGTGACTTTCTCGGGTTTCACCATCGGCTGGTACGTGGGCGGACCCCGAAATCCGCGCATTTGGCCTTCCTCGCTCGCTGGCCCTCACGCAAGGCCACCCAACGGGCACGTGACCGGATCCGGGAGATCACCGGCCGGACGTGGCTGTGGGTGCCGGTCGAGGACATCGTGAAGGAGCTCAACCTCTTCCTACGCGGTTGGGCCGGGTACTTCCGCTACGGCAACTCGGCTCGGGTCCTCGGCCAGATCAGGAACTACGCCTTGATGCGGCTTGCGCTGATGTTGTCCAAGAGGGGCAACCGGCGCAGAGCTTGGGGATGGGGCATCAGACAGGTGCTGTTATCCCCGGACCATCTCGGCCTGATCAGCCTTGATGGAACCGTGATCCCGCCCAGGCCTTTCCGGGACTGGCGGGGAAGGACTGAACGCCGCCGGTGA
- a CDS encoding ATP-binding protein, giving the protein MTAAPAPLRGARPLVSYLELAGLPSAVRWARRHTRDVLSAWGIERNAVETVELLVSELVTNAVRHARVPEGAVTYLDLAEVRRISLTLRLRRDRVSVEVWDSDSRPPAVKEQDLDAEGGRGLFLVATLSKEWGYYHPPMGGKVVWCVVTFCAVQREPYTWVEQARG; this is encoded by the coding sequence ATGACGGCTGCTCCGGCCCCTCTGCGCGGCGCGCGTCCGCTGGTGAGCTACCTGGAACTGGCCGGACTGCCGAGTGCGGTGCGCTGGGCCAGACGGCACACCCGGGACGTGCTTTCGGCGTGGGGCATCGAGCGCAACGCCGTGGAGACGGTCGAGCTGCTGGTGAGCGAGCTGGTGACCAACGCCGTGCGGCATGCCCGGGTGCCCGAGGGCGCGGTGACGTACCTGGACCTGGCGGAGGTACGGCGCATTTCCCTGACTTTGCGGCTCCGGCGCGACCGGGTGTCGGTGGAGGTCTGGGATAGCGATTCGCGACCTCCCGCCGTGAAGGAACAGGACCTCGACGCCGAGGGTGGGCGAGGGCTTTTCCTGGTCGCCACGCTCAGCAAGGAGTGGGGGTATTACCACCCGCCGATGGGCGGGAAAGTGGTGTGGTGCGTGGTGACGTTCTGTGCTGTCCAGCGGGAGCCCTACACCTGGGTCGAGCAGGCCCGCGGGTGA
- the phoU gene encoding phosphate signaling complex protein PhoU encodes MSETRRRFHEELDQLEGDLLAMGRAATGLLARAAQALGSGDADLADSIIRADDDIDERYVAIDRRALDLLALQTPVATDLRLVIAVLHINLHLERVGDTAVNTATVVKATQGMPTRRAIVDHLLEMAAVVGEMVRVALAAFARRDLDLALRLPEMDQPVDRINRDMYPETAACGGDPRLLEWALRMMAVSRQLERAGDHAVDIAEQVAFLLTGEFQEFTDASHPARLPDGRTK; translated from the coding sequence ATGAGCGAGACGCGGCGGCGGTTCCACGAGGAACTCGACCAGCTCGAGGGGGACCTGCTGGCCATGGGGCGGGCGGCTACGGGCCTGCTCGCACGCGCCGCCCAAGCGCTCGGCTCCGGGGACGCTGACCTCGCCGACTCCATCATCCGGGCGGACGACGACATCGACGAGCGGTACGTCGCGATCGACCGCCGCGCGCTGGACTTGCTGGCGTTGCAGACCCCGGTCGCCACCGACCTGCGGCTCGTGATCGCTGTCTTGCACATCAACCTGCACCTGGAACGGGTCGGCGACACCGCGGTCAACACGGCGACGGTCGTCAAGGCCACCCAGGGCATGCCCACCCGGCGCGCGATCGTCGACCACCTGCTGGAGATGGCGGCCGTGGTGGGCGAGATGGTCCGCGTGGCGCTCGCGGCCTTCGCCCGCCGGGACCTCGACCTGGCGCTCCGGCTCCCCGAGATGGACCAGCCCGTGGACCGGATCAACCGGGACATGTACCCGGAGACGGCGGCCTGCGGCGGCGATCCGCGGCTCCTGGAGTGGGCGTTGCGCATGATGGCCGTCTCGCGGCAGCTCGAACGGGCAGGCGACCACGCCGTGGACATCGCCGAGCAGGTGGCGTTCCTGCTCACCGGGGAGTTCCAGGAGTTCACCGACGCCTCCCACCCGGCGCGGCTGCCCGACGGGCGGACCAAGTGA
- a CDS encoding 5'-3' exonuclease, translating to MLLDTPSLYFRAFYGVPESLTAPDGTPVNAVRGLLDFTARMVTDHRPTHLVACLDADWRPAFRVAVFPQYKAHRVAEDGREQVPAGLLAQIPVIEQVLDAFGIACCGVPGYEADDVIGTLCARARMPVDVVTGDRDLLQLVDDTRGVRLLYTARGVGQHEVIDDAELIRRYGVPGRAYADFALLRGDPSDGLPGVPGVGEKTAASLLSRYESLEGLLAALDDPASGLGPSLRRKLEAARPYLDTVSPVVRVARDAPVPADLDTRLPREPRHPERLAELAERWALSGPVNRLAKALAAG from the coding sequence ATGCTGCTGGACACCCCGTCGCTGTACTTCCGCGCGTTCTACGGGGTACCGGAGTCGCTCACCGCCCCGGACGGCACCCCGGTGAACGCGGTGCGCGGGCTGTTGGACTTCACCGCGCGCATGGTCACCGACCACCGGCCCACCCACCTGGTCGCCTGCCTGGACGCCGACTGGCGTCCGGCGTTCCGGGTCGCGGTGTTCCCCCAGTACAAGGCGCACCGCGTCGCCGAGGACGGTAGGGAGCAGGTGCCGGCCGGGCTGCTGGCGCAGATCCCGGTCATCGAGCAGGTGCTGGACGCGTTCGGGATCGCCTGCTGCGGCGTGCCCGGGTACGAGGCCGACGACGTGATCGGCACGTTGTGCGCCCGCGCGCGGATGCCCGTGGACGTGGTGACCGGGGACCGGGACCTGCTCCAGCTCGTCGACGACACCCGCGGCGTGCGCCTGCTGTACACCGCGCGCGGGGTCGGCCAGCACGAGGTGATCGACGATGCCGAGCTGATCCGGCGGTACGGCGTCCCGGGCCGCGCGTACGCGGACTTCGCGCTGCTGCGCGGCGACCCCAGCGACGGGCTGCCCGGCGTGCCCGGCGTCGGGGAGAAGACCGCCGCGTCGCTGCTCAGCAGGTACGAGAGCCTGGAGGGGCTGCTCGCCGCGCTCGACGACCCCGCCTCCGGGCTGGGCCCGAGCCTGCGGCGCAAGCTGGAGGCGGCACGCCCCTACCTGGACACCGTCTCGCCGGTGGTCCGGGTGGCCCGCGACGCTCCCGTGCCGGCCGACCTGGACACCCGCCTGCCACGCGAGCCCCGGCACCCGGAGCGGCTGGCCGAGCTGGCGGAGCGCTGGGCGCTGAGCGGCCCGGTGAACCGGCTGGCCAAGGCGCTCGCCGCCGGTTGA
- a CDS encoding M24 family metallopeptidase, whose amino-acid sequence MTRASDLFPADRLTRAQQAAAAAGLDALLVTPGSDLRYLTGYDAKPLERLTCLVLPVEGEPVMVVPRLEQAAAEAAGVHRLGIEILPWGETEDPYALVAARLPRTVRRVGLDNHMWAEKVLALRAALPGVEQALAGDVLRELRMRKTPAEVEALRRAARAIDRVHERIGEWLKPGRTEREVGKDIADAIIAAGHARVEFVIVGSGPNAASPHHELSDRVIQPGDVVVVDIGGSTEEGYCSDETRTYAVGEPPKEFVEYYAVLRRAQAAQCEAARPGMTAEELDAVGRDIIAEAGYGEYFIHRTGHGIGLDVHEEPYIVAGNKLELAPGMTFSIEPGIYLAGKHGARIEDIVAVTEDGCERLNLVDRDLVVLEA is encoded by the coding sequence ATGACACGCGCTTCCGATCTGTTTCCCGCCGATCGGCTCACCCGTGCCCAGCAGGCGGCCGCCGCAGCCGGCCTGGACGCCCTGCTGGTCACGCCCGGCTCCGACCTGCGGTACCTGACCGGGTACGACGCCAAGCCGCTAGAACGGCTCACCTGCCTGGTGCTGCCCGTCGAGGGCGAGCCGGTGATGGTGGTGCCGCGGTTGGAGCAGGCCGCCGCCGAGGCCGCCGGGGTCCACCGGCTGGGTATCGAGATCCTGCCGTGGGGCGAGACCGAGGACCCGTACGCGCTGGTCGCCGCGCGGCTGCCGAGGACCGTGCGCCGGGTCGGCCTGGACAACCACATGTGGGCGGAGAAGGTGCTCGCGCTGCGGGCCGCGCTCCCGGGCGTGGAGCAGGCGCTCGCCGGCGACGTGCTGCGCGAGCTGCGGATGCGCAAGACCCCGGCGGAGGTCGAGGCTCTGCGCCGTGCCGCCCGGGCGATCGACCGGGTCCACGAGCGGATCGGCGAGTGGCTCAAGCCCGGCCGCACCGAGCGCGAGGTCGGCAAGGACATCGCGGACGCGATCATCGCCGCCGGCCACGCGCGCGTGGAGTTCGTGATCGTCGGGTCGGGCCCGAACGCCGCGAGCCCCCACCACGAGCTGTCTGACCGCGTGATCCAGCCCGGTGACGTGGTCGTGGTGGACATCGGCGGCAGCACGGAGGAGGGGTACTGCTCCGACGAGACCCGCACCTACGCGGTCGGGGAGCCGCCGAAGGAGTTCGTCGAGTACTACGCGGTGCTGCGGCGGGCCCAGGCCGCCCAGTGCGAGGCGGCCCGGCCGGGCATGACCGCCGAGGAACTGGACGCGGTCGGCCGGGACATCATCGCCGAGGCCGGCTACGGGGAGTACTTCATCCACCGCACCGGGCACGGCATCGGCCTGGACGTGCACGAGGAGCCGTACATCGTCGCCGGCAACAAGCTGGAGTTGGCGCCGGGGATGACGTTCTCCATCGAGCCGGGTATCTACCTGGCGGGCAAGCACGGCGCTCGGATCGAGGACATCGTCGCGGTCACCGAAGATGGGTGCGAGCGGCTCAACCTGGTGGACCGGGACCTGGTGGTGCTGGAGGCTTGA
- a CDS encoding acyl-CoA dehydrogenase family protein — MAGVERFLPTDGARALLDLTRELAVEELAPKAAEYEAEGRFPREVFRALGRYGLLGLPYPREYGGGAQPYAVYLQVLEELASAWLTVGLGVGVHTLACYPLARYGTPEQRERWLPGLVGGELLGAYCLSEPHSGSDAAALSTRAVRAGEEYVVNGAKAWTTHGGVADFYSLFARTADTGPRGITAFLVPAGTPGLSAAPPERKMGLKASTTAQIHLDDVRVPAERRVGAEGQGFPIALSALDSGRLGVAACAVGLAQAAFDVAVAYAKEHRVIDFAGLGFLLADLATQIEAGRAVYLAAARRRDEGLPFTIQAAMAKLFCTDMAMKVTTDAVQVLGGDGYLADHPAERYLREAKALQIVEGTNQIQRLVISRRLAEE, encoded by the coding sequence ATGGCGGGCGTGGAGCGCTTCCTGCCGACCGATGGGGCGCGGGCGCTCCTCGACCTGACCCGTGAGCTCGCCGTCGAGGAGCTCGCGCCGAAGGCCGCCGAGTACGAGGCCGAGGGGCGGTTCCCTCGTGAGGTGTTCCGCGCCCTCGGCCGCTACGGCCTGCTCGGGCTGCCGTACCCGCGGGAATACGGGGGCGGCGCCCAGCCGTACGCCGTGTACCTCCAGGTGCTCGAGGAGCTGGCGTCGGCGTGGCTCACCGTGGGGCTGGGGGTGGGCGTGCACACGCTCGCCTGCTATCCGCTCGCCCGGTACGGGACGCCGGAGCAGCGGGAGCGCTGGCTGCCCGGCCTGGTCGGCGGCGAGCTGCTCGGCGCGTACTGCCTGTCCGAGCCGCACTCCGGCTCCGACGCCGCCGCCCTGTCCACGCGGGCGGTCCGCGCCGGGGAGGAGTACGTGGTCAACGGCGCCAAGGCGTGGACCACCCACGGCGGCGTGGCCGACTTCTACTCGCTGTTCGCACGCACCGCCGACACCGGGCCGCGCGGCATCACCGCGTTCCTGGTGCCGGCGGGCACGCCGGGGCTCTCGGCCGCGCCGCCGGAGCGCAAGATGGGCCTGAAGGCCTCGACCACCGCGCAGATTCACCTGGACGACGTGCGGGTCCCGGCCGAGCGGCGCGTCGGGGCGGAGGGGCAGGGCTTCCCGATCGCGCTGTCGGCCCTGGACTCCGGGCGGCTCGGCGTCGCCGCCTGCGCGGTGGGGCTGGCCCAGGCGGCGTTCGACGTGGCGGTCGCGTACGCGAAGGAACACCGGGTCATCGACTTCGCGGGGCTGGGCTTCCTGCTGGCCGACCTGGCCACCCAGATCGAAGCCGGCCGGGCGGTGTACCTGGCCGCGGCCCGCCGCCGGGACGAGGGCCTGCCGTTCACCATCCAGGCGGCCATGGCGAAGCTGTTCTGCACCGACATGGCGATGAAGGTCACCACCGACGCGGTGCAGGTGCTCGGCGGGGACGGGTACCTGGCCGACCACCCGGCCGAACGGTACCTGCGCGAGGCCAAGGCGCTGCAGATCGTCGAGGGCACCAACCAGATCCAGCGCCTGGTGATCAGCCGCCGTCTGGCCGAGGAGTGA
- a CDS encoding SDR family oxidoreductase — MGRLEGAVALVTGGTRGAGRGIAVQLGAAGATVYVTGRTTRESRSPMNRPETIEETAELVTAAGGTGIPVRVDHSDRAQVQALVERIRAEQDGRLDVLVNDIWGGDPLTEWDKPFWEHDLDNGLRMLRQAVETHIVTSWYAAPLMVARRRGLIVEVTDGLPDSGYRGSLFYDLVKSAVIRLAAAQAEDLRPYGVAAVALTPGFLRSEAVLDHFGVTEENWRDAIAKDPHFAHSETPAYIGRAVVALAGDPDIMARTGQALATWRLAKEYGFTDADGTQPDWGSYFQEVVLGGLTPRPDGG, encoded by the coding sequence ATGGGACGGCTGGAAGGCGCGGTCGCGCTGGTCACCGGCGGGACCCGCGGCGCGGGCCGCGGCATCGCGGTCCAGTTGGGCGCCGCCGGCGCGACCGTGTACGTCACTGGGCGCACCACCCGGGAGTCCCGCTCCCCCATGAACCGCCCGGAGACCATCGAAGAGACCGCTGAGCTGGTCACAGCGGCCGGCGGGACCGGCATCCCGGTCCGCGTCGACCACAGCGACCGCGCGCAGGTCCAGGCGCTGGTCGAGCGCATCCGCGCCGAGCAGGACGGCCGGCTGGACGTGTTGGTCAACGACATCTGGGGCGGCGACCCGCTCACTGAGTGGGACAAGCCGTTCTGGGAGCACGACCTGGACAACGGCCTGCGGATGCTCCGGCAGGCGGTCGAGACGCATATCGTCACAAGCTGGTACGCCGCGCCGCTCATGGTGGCCCGCCGCCGCGGGCTCATCGTCGAGGTCACCGACGGCCTGCCAGACAGCGGGTATCGGGGCAGCCTCTTCTACGACCTGGTCAAGTCCGCGGTGATCCGGCTCGCGGCCGCCCAGGCCGAGGACCTGCGCCCGTACGGCGTCGCCGCCGTCGCGCTCACCCCGGGCTTCCTGCGCTCGGAGGCCGTGCTCGACCACTTCGGCGTGACCGAGGAGAACTGGCGGGACGCGATCGCCAAGGACCCGCACTTCGCCCACTCAGAAACCCCGGCGTACATCGGCCGGGCCGTGGTGGCGCTGGCCGGCGACCCGGACATCATGGCCCGCACCGGGCAGGCGCTCGCCACCTGGAGGCTCGCTAAGGAGTACGGGTTCACCGACGCAGACGGCACCCAACCCGACTGGGGCTCCTACTTCCAGGAGGTCGTGCTCGGCGGGCTCACTCCTCGGCCAGACGGCGGCTGA
- a CDS encoding Hsp20/alpha crystallin family protein, with product MALPVMRRDLSPWTWDPFRELEDLRQRMSQLAQSVFGESEVTAWSPLAEVEETDDAYVVQLELPGVRRDDLTVEVVGSELAVHGEVKERERTGVLRRSTRRYGQFDYRLTLPSDVDADRVSAELADGVLTVRVPKTEKAKPHRIEITSR from the coding sequence ATGGCGCTTCCGGTAATGCGCCGTGACCTTTCTCCCTGGACGTGGGATCCGTTCCGCGAGTTGGAGGATCTCCGCCAGCGGATGAGCCAGCTGGCGCAGTCGGTGTTCGGCGAATCCGAGGTCACGGCGTGGTCACCGCTGGCCGAGGTGGAGGAGACCGACGACGCCTACGTGGTTCAACTGGAGCTGCCGGGCGTGCGTCGGGACGACCTCACCGTGGAGGTCGTCGGATCGGAGCTCGCCGTCCACGGCGAGGTCAAGGAGCGGGAGCGCACCGGCGTGCTGCGTCGGAGCACCCGCCGCTACGGCCAGTTCGACTACCGGCTGACGCTGCCGTCCGACGTGGACGCCGACCGCGTCTCGGCCGAGCTGGCCGACGGCGTGCTGACGGTGCGCGTGCCCAAGACCGAGAAGGCCAAGCCGCACCGTATCGAGATCACCTCCCGGTGA
- a CDS encoding site-specific integrase codes for MAESHAHLPVPRQLDALVERLVARDDVSTARARQLRWVARELTRALRREDFPRARTVADLLANADAYLDLAARGELRSRSSARTQSSTASMRVRVDCLQLIAQAAGLPPLAVDRPGMPEPKETVASWQRSMLWRYLTEHADRWPGNAARARVHALIGVVLDTGARAGELCAMRVDDLAPDLTTIRITRRPQARSVNPPVTETVPLSTPTIGALRRWLALRAELVKAVQGGKTALWVSIRANHAGVLDEAGATPRPPGMPLRPRGLARAYTRAIVEINQDLAGTPGWRPLPYRLEQLRRAVAETGAA; via the coding sequence ATGGCCGAGTCGCACGCCCACCTTCCGGTCCCGCGCCAGCTGGACGCGCTCGTTGAGCGGCTCGTCGCCCGGGACGACGTGAGCACCGCCCGCGCCCGCCAGCTCCGCTGGGTCGCCCGCGAACTCACCCGTGCCCTGCGCCGGGAAGACTTCCCCCGCGCGCGCACCGTCGCCGACCTGCTCGCCAACGCCGACGCGTACCTGGACCTCGCCGCGCGGGGCGAGCTGCGCAGCCGCAGCTCCGCGCGGACCCAGTCCTCCACCGCGAGCATGCGGGTACGGGTGGACTGCCTCCAACTGATCGCCCAGGCCGCCGGGCTCCCACCCCTCGCGGTGGACCGGCCCGGCATGCCCGAGCCGAAGGAGACCGTGGCCTCCTGGCAGCGGAGCATGCTCTGGCGGTACCTGACCGAGCACGCCGACCGCTGGCCGGGCAACGCCGCCCGAGCGCGGGTCCACGCCCTGATCGGCGTGGTGCTGGACACCGGCGCCCGGGCGGGGGAGCTGTGCGCGATGCGGGTGGACGACCTCGCCCCGGATCTCACCACGATCCGGATCACCCGTCGCCCGCAGGCCCGATCGGTGAACCCCCCGGTCACCGAGACCGTTCCGCTCTCCACACCCACGATCGGCGCGCTGCGGCGCTGGCTGGCGCTGCGCGCGGAGCTGGTGAAGGCCGTGCAGGGCGGCAAGACCGCCCTGTGGGTGTCGATCCGCGCCAACCACGCCGGCGTCTTGGACGAGGCCGGCGCCACCCCACGCCCTCCGGGCATGCCCCTGCGCCCCCGCGGGCTGGCCCGCGCGTACACCCGGGCGATCGTCGAGATCAACCAGGACCTGGCCGGCACCCCCGGCTGGCGCCCCCTGCCCTACCGTCTCGAGCAACTGCGCCGCGCTGTGGCCGAGACCGGCGCGGCGTGA
- a CDS encoding Lrp/AsnC family transcriptional regulator: MEELDRQIIQLLVKDGRMSYTDLGKATGLSTSAAHQRVRRLEQRGVIKGYTAVIDPEAVGLPLTAFVSVKPIDPSAPDDTPERLAHLAEIEACHSVAGDENYILKVRVATPSDLERLLAAIRSVANVSTRTTVVLSTPYENRPPQV, translated from the coding sequence GTGGAAGAGCTCGATCGACAGATTATTCAGCTGCTGGTCAAGGACGGCCGGATGAGTTACACCGATCTCGGCAAGGCCACCGGCCTGTCGACGTCCGCCGCCCACCAGCGGGTCCGCCGCCTGGAGCAGCGGGGTGTGATCAAGGGGTACACCGCGGTCATCGACCCGGAGGCCGTTGGGCTGCCGCTCACGGCGTTCGTCTCAGTCAAGCCGATCGACCCCAGCGCGCCCGACGACACCCCGGAGCGCCTCGCCCACCTGGCGGAGATCGAGGCGTGCCACAGCGTGGCCGGCGACGAGAACTACATCCTCAAGGTGCGCGTCGCGACCCCGAGCGACCTGGAGCGGCTGCTGGCCGCGATCCGTTCGGTGGCGAACGTGTCGACGCGGACGACCGTGGTGCTCTCGACCCCGTACGAGAACCGCCCGCCGCAGGTCTGA